AGTGGAGTATCCACTGAAGCCAGACTCATAGACAGCCTGATAATCACCATCCGGGTAATTCTTCTTCAAAAAGTCAAAGAGATCTTTTGCTGAAGGCTTCTGGGAATACCTCTTTACAATTCCGACTTCGGGGGCTATTGCCACCTCCCAATTCTTAGCATGGACATCAATTCCTACGAAAATCTTTTGTCCTTTGAAAGAAATTTTGTTCCTTTGCATACTGGTACGGTATTTAATTGTGAAAGTATCTTGTTTTTTGCACTTACAAATATACAATCCAATTATTATCGTACCAAATCTTCTGCCTCTTTTTTTCCTCGCGAAGCCTCTTTTCACGCAACGTGAGATGTAGAGGTTCTAGAAGCGTAGCGAAGAGGTTCTCTGCACCTCACGGTGCGGAATATTTCACTGCCTAAGGACTATCCCCTATCGGCTTATTGGTGTTTCCGACTGCAAACATAGTAACTTTTTGTCTGGTTTTGGTGAATAATACACATGTTTCTGCAGGTGACCCGATAATTCCCTCTTATCCAAAATTGTCTTTCTCAAGAATTTGATACTTTTTTCGATAATTTTCTATTATAATATGGTATAACTCGTAAAATAGTATTAAATTTGCAGCAAAATGGAACATATTAAAGACAAAAACTAATAATAATGAAAAAATTACTTATTCTTGCAGCAGTCCTTGCCATCGTTTCTTCGTGCAAGGAAAAAGACCTCTATGAGGGGCCACAAGACATGGCGATGACTTCAAATCCGTTTGATTTCTCGACCATAAAGAGTATTGATCTGACTGTTGACTACTCGGCTTATGAACTTAAAAGCCCGGTATTCTTCAGTATCTACACTGAGTATCCTTTCACTGGTGAAGACGAATCATCAACACTGAGAGAAGATTTGCTTCCCATCTATGAAGGTTTTACCGAACCCGACGGCAAGTTTGCTCAGAACATCAATCTGCCTGCGTATGCCGATTACCTCTATGTGGTGACAGGAAACTTCCGCATTCAGAAAACAATGTCAGGTAAGGTGGTTGACGGCAAGGCTATGTTTGTTGCCTCCAAGACTAATAACACCAAACGCGCTGCGCGTCGTGCTGCCGACGTTGGCGGTCCTCTGACCACAAGCATGCAGACACTCTATCAGTTGTCGAACATGGTAAATGTCAGCACGGGCGATGATACTGGTGTACAGATCTACAAGCCTTGGAAGGTTGCCTTGGGCGAATGGGACAGCCAGAGTGGTCGCCCCGCCTATCTGTTAGACAAAGAGACTGCCGATCCCAGACTTCTGTTTACCGACGAAGAGATGGATGGTCTCTACGAAACAGTTTCAAATGCCCTCGTAGCCAGCAAGACCTGTCATGATGTGTATCGTGCCCAGGCCGATCTCACCTTGGAGAAGGCATCAGACGTAACAGTGACCTTCCTTGGAAGTATGACCTGCTGGAACAACTCATTGGGTTACTATTACTACCATGAGGATGAGGTACCCGTAAAGCCTGAAGATTTGAACATCATCATGCTGTTCCCAAATATTCAGGACGGTTTATGGGATCGTGACTGGTTCAAGAAAGTTCCCAACTTCTATGGCAACATCTCTTTGGAACGCGGCGACGTTGTACAACTGATGTACTATCCCAACATTGCAAATGGCGATATGTCTGGTGCTACTACCGTATTCCCCAAAGGAACAAAGATTGGCTTCATTCTGAAATCAAACGGCTGGGGCATGCAGAAGACTGTTGACGGAAAGAAGTATTTCAACAACTACAACGGCTTTGGTTCAGAGATGCCATTGGCTCGCCAATACAACGTATGGGCTACATCTACCGACGGACTTTCATACTGCAACACCAGTGGTTTGAATCCTGCCGACTGCCAGTATCAGAATCCTGACGGTCTGAGCCGTACAGCTAAGTTCGCTTACAAATCGACAGAATCTGGTCAGGAGTATCCTATCGTGGGCTTTGAGGATGCCTGCAACGACCTCGATTACGACGACGTGATCCTGGCCTTGAAGCCTGCTGATGTGTTTGCTCCACTGCCTGTTGTGGAGGACAAGAAGACTACAACCGTAGGTGTATATGCCTTTGAAGACCTTTGGCCTGCAGCCGGCGACTACGACATGAACGATGTCATGGTTGAGATGGCACGCGAAATCACTTACGAAGTTACCAACGGTACCAGCTATAAGGTAAAGAAAGAAACTCTCAAGTTTACTACCGATCAGAACTACGTTACCCGCACATCTGGACTGGCCGTAACACTCGGCATCAACTGGAAGACCACCAGTATCAACATGAAGAAGGTGGCAGCCAACAGCAACGACACCATCGAAACGACTTTCCAGAAGGATGGTTCTGTTTATCTGCTCACCAACGATGTAAAGGGTGAGTTGGGTACTACCTATATCATCGAGATCAACTATGATGGCGGATTCAACGTGATGAGCAAGACTGCTACTGTGAAGCCATTCATCTTCCGTGACGAGGCTGAAGGCCGCTGGGAAGTACACGTTCCCTTCGAGGCTCCCACTAAGAATATGAACACCAGCCTTTTCGGCACTGTTGACGACCGTTCTGTTCCTGCCGAAGGCAAATACTTTGTTCGCGACAGTGATTATCCCTTCGCTTTCTATATGCATGGTGTTCAGTTGGCCAACTTCAAGGAGACTATTTTGAAAAAGGATAATGAAAGAACAAAAATCAGCGATATCTATCCTACTTTCTTGAACTGGTCACAGTCAAAGGGTAATAATAATGCCGACTGGTATTTGCATCCTGCTGAATAGACAAAGGATTCACATTATAAAAACAAAAAAAACTTCGAGGACTTTCTCCCCGAAGTTTTTTTGTTCATTAGCGCTGACAACAATGCATCTTATGCTCCAAGACTTCTTTAAAGGAAATGGCCCTGTTAAACCCCTATTTTAAATTTTGGCCATTATTTTTCAAATTTTGGCCAAAATTTTGAGAATAATGGCCAAAATTTGTTTTAGCTGAAAAATGAATACGAAATAATCTATTACCTTTGCAACTATAATAGAATAGAAAATGAAAAAGTTATTTTTAGCTTTTATGACACTGCTTGGGCTGACAGCCTGCGGTCAGGAGAATTTTGAGAATGTGGATGTTGCCGGTTTTGACTCACTGAGACAGGAACCCAACGTCATAGTACTGGACGTGCGCACGGCCGAGGAATATGCCGAAGGCCACCTTGCAGGCGCACTGAACATAGATCAGGGAGAGGACGACTTTGAGGCAAAGGCAAAAGCTACTTTGGAAAAAGAAAAGACCATCGCCGTTTATTGTCGCAGTGGTCGCCGCTCGGCATCTGCCTCCAACCGTCTGGCTGCTGAAGGCTACAAGTGCGTAAATCTGAAAGGGGGCATCATCGCTTGGAAAGATGCCGGTAAACCCGTCGTCACCGACAACAATTAATCAGTTTCTGACCAGAAGATCATAGCGAATCTGATCGCTGGACACGGGCCTACCTACCACCGGATGCGTACGGCGCACTGCAGGACTGTGGCGAACACCCTTGCTATCAGCAGGTACTGGTACAGGAGCAACCGTTTGAACGGCAGTATCCTTTACCGTTGGTTTTACCGGCACTTCTATATAAACTGTATCAACAAGGGATGTCAGGGCAGCAGTATCTTTCATATTGGATTGTGTCCATAACCCAAAGAAGAAACCGATGAGTGCTGCAGCCGGGATGGCAACGAGCCACGAAGGCACAGAGAAATGACGGTGATGATGCGGCCAAGGACGTACATGCAATGCACTGTTCTCTTCATCACGCAGTTGGCGAGCCATTTGGGCAATATCTTGATTATCTATTTTCATACGCTTTCAGTTGTAGTTTGATGATGTTCATTGTTTTGTGCAGACGCGACTTCACCGTACCTTCAGGCAGGTCTGTGATCTGCGCTATTTGGGGAACCGTCAGTTCTTCTTCATAATGGAGGGAGAAAAGCATCGCATAGGGCTCGGGCAGATTCTTGAGTACGCCACTTAACGCATCGTGCAGGTTCTGCATGTCCAGTTCGACCTCAATATTACAATCGTCAGGAATATCCTTTTCATCGGAAATAACGACAGGTTGCTGACTGCGAAGATGATTCTTGACAAGGTTATAGGCTATTGTATAAAGCCATGCCCGGAAACTACGTCCATCGCAGTAGGTCTCACGGGCAGCATAGAGTCGAAGGAAAGTGTCGTGTACAAAATCAGAAGCTAAATCAGCATCACTGCCCAGTCGGCGAGTGAAGAATCCCTGCAACCGTCGGGCATGACGGTTGTAGAGTTCTTCAAAGGCACGGTCGCTGCCATGAGCAGCCCGCCGCATCAGTTGTTCATCGGTCAGTGCCGAGAGTCTCAAGGGTATCAACATGGGTAACACACGGATTTATGGTACTTACAGATATCACTTTCATCAAGGATTGACCAGCAGATTTCTGATTTCTTGTTTACGTTCTTCATCCATTGAAGTATTGTCGATACTTGACACCAGCAATCTCATCAGCCAGTCGTAGCGTTTCTGGTCGCGCTGGGCATAATAGGGCAACAGATCGGCCAGCAATACTGCATAGTTGGCAGAGAGTCGCTGTCCAGAGGTCCATTCCGGACGGAACGACACCAGCAGATATTCCAACAGATAGCGTTCCTCAACATTACGGCGCTTTACAGCCAAGTTGTCATAAGGCTTTTCAGAATATTTCAGCAGCAAACCTTCATTGTAAAGGTTATTCTTCCAAGGCTGCATTGTGGTTTGAGGCGTTGTAACTGAGAAATAGACCTTACTCCCATACTTGTCAATGATAGCCTGTAGCAATGCCTGCTCATTCGTATCATAGTCTTCCTCACATGTAGGCTCTTTCAAAACAGGCTGCTCAATATCTAACTTTTTGAATAGCCAATCACGATACTCCTTCACCACAAGGAAAGGTACACAGACAATGGTCTTGTCTTTATGCATGCCCATGCCTTCCTGGATGAGCCACTTAGGAATGATGGCCGCATCGCCACTGCTCAGATAGATACCGTTCTGATCCATACCTGCCAATTCATTATAACTGTAGCGCAACACAGCCTCCGAATAGATTCCACTATCAAAATAGCGCTTTGCCAAAGGCTTCATACGAGTCTCATCGCCCTTCATGGCCAGATAGCACACCCAGCGGTCGTAGTCGAAAAACTGCATCTCAGCAGGCAACTTAGCCAGCGCAGCCTCAGCATATTTGTCACCATCCGTCTCGCCGGTTCCATGACCGCTGACAATGGCGCTATAGGCACAATAATTATAGGTATAAGTGTCGGGGATGGCCTCTCCCATCTCGCGAATAACCTGTTGCGCCGTTGTGTCATTTTGGTTAAACCATAGCATATAGCGGGCTGCATGGTAGTAGTTCATCCATGCCTCTTCGTTGGAAGGGTCTTTCTCGATCACGTTTTTCCAAGCCTCTTTCTGTTCCACATACCATACGAAGTCTTTCTCTGTCACGATGGGACTCTCCACGCGCACGGCCCGCTGCTGAGCCGAGATATGAAGACTGAATGCCACAAAGGCGGCCAACAATATATTTTTTCGTTTCATTGTTATTTCTTTTTTTATTCAACGTTTTTGATGTACTGTTATTGCGCAACACATCTATGCATACACCGAAGAATAAAAAACGTTCAAAGAAATAAACTTTTTTTACAAATATCGAGTAGATTGGCTATCGTTTGTTTTCTTTCAGGGCAGAAGTCCTACTGAAGAAAACATCTTCCTATAACACTCCACCTTCTTATCA
The sequence above is a segment of the Prevotella sp. E9-3 genome. Coding sequences within it:
- a CDS encoding LruC domain-containing protein, translating into MKKLLILAAVLAIVSSCKEKDLYEGPQDMAMTSNPFDFSTIKSIDLTVDYSAYELKSPVFFSIYTEYPFTGEDESSTLREDLLPIYEGFTEPDGKFAQNINLPAYADYLYVVTGNFRIQKTMSGKVVDGKAMFVASKTNNTKRAARRAADVGGPLTTSMQTLYQLSNMVNVSTGDDTGVQIYKPWKVALGEWDSQSGRPAYLLDKETADPRLLFTDEEMDGLYETVSNALVASKTCHDVYRAQADLTLEKASDVTVTFLGSMTCWNNSLGYYYYHEDEVPVKPEDLNIIMLFPNIQDGLWDRDWFKKVPNFYGNISLERGDVVQLMYYPNIANGDMSGATTVFPKGTKIGFILKSNGWGMQKTVDGKKYFNNYNGFGSEMPLARQYNVWATSTDGLSYCNTSGLNPADCQYQNPDGLSRTAKFAYKSTESGQEYPIVGFEDACNDLDYDDVILALKPADVFAPLPVVEDKKTTTVGVYAFEDLWPAAGDYDMNDVMVEMAREITYEVTNGTSYKVKKETLKFTTDQNYVTRTSGLAVTLGINWKTTSINMKKVAANSNDTIETTFQKDGSVYLLTNDVKGELGTTYIIEINYDGGFNVMSKTATVKPFIFRDEAEGRWEVHVPFEAPTKNMNTSLFGTVDDRSVPAEGKYFVRDSDYPFAFYMHGVQLANFKETILKKDNERTKISDIYPTFLNWSQSKGNNNADWYLHPAE
- a CDS encoding rhodanese-like domain-containing protein, translated to MKKLFLAFMTLLGLTACGQENFENVDVAGFDSLRQEPNVIVLDVRTAEEYAEGHLAGALNIDQGEDDFEAKAKATLEKEKTIAVYCRSGRRSASASNRLAAEGYKCVNLKGGIIAWKDAGKPVVTDNN
- a CDS encoding RNA polymerase sigma factor, with translation MLIPLRLSALTDEQLMRRAAHGSDRAFEELYNRHARRLQGFFTRRLGSDADLASDFVHDTFLRLYAARETYCDGRSFRAWLYTIAYNLVKNHLRSQQPVVISDEKDIPDDCNIEVELDMQNLHDALSGVLKNLPEPYAMLFSLHYEEELTVPQIAQITDLPEGTVKSRLHKTMNIIKLQLKAYENR